The segment GATTCTCCGACGACCGCGTACCACGATACGACGCCGCTGAACCAGATGATGAACGGCAGCATCGGGATGTAGATCGAGAGCGTCGCGCCAAAGAAGAACAGCGTGATGACCATGAGCACAACGAACGGGGCAACTGCAGCCAGTATGCCCTTCGCGGCACCGGTAGCCATGCCACGCAGCCCGCCCGTCGCGATGTCGCTAACCACCCCCACCACCGCACCGGCGTTCGACTCCGATGCGCCCTCGATGCCCTTCAGAGCAGCGTACGCAGCGAGCGCCACCCAACCCGCATCCAGGATGTAGTCGCCGAGATTCTTCATTCCGATCAGCGGGTTCGTCGTGCCGGCAGGCCCTTGCCCCGAATTCACATTGATCGCCATCTTCACCAGTTCTTTCCCGGAGAAGATCTTGGACAGCACATTCTTCGGATCCATCGATCCTGTCGACAGGTTGTCGACCATGCTCGGCGTTGTCGCAGTCGAAGCGGCACGCTGGCTTTGCCGCTCATACGCGGCCATCACCTTGCGGTAGACCTGCGGGTAAGGCATTTCGTCCGGATTCGTGCCAGCGACCGCGGAGGCCGTCGAATTCGCCAGCGCCGTCACCTGGGAGTTCGCCTGCGCGAACGTTTGGTACCAGGCGCCCATCATGATCCAGCCGTCTCGTTTCAAGTTCGATTCGATGGCATCCGAAAGCCCGCTGATGGCATTCGACGAATTCGCGATCGCTTCCGAGATCGTCGCCTGGTACTGCAGGGCCGCCTGATTGATCGTGTTCTGGGGATCCGCGGGCGGCGTCTGCCCGTTGATGGCCGATACGTATGCTTTCGCATCCGACTCGAGTGTCTTCTGCAGCGCGCCGAGCGCCTTTTGATGCGCACTGAGCATCTTCGAGTAGATCGCACCTGATTCTGGCCCGTAAGCGGCCATGCCATCCGTCGAGTGCGCGCCCGGCGGCGCGGCAATGCTGATTTCCGCCCCCCCGCAAGACAGGCCGCGCCGGTTCATGAGCACCACCTTATTGCTCGCCGCGCCCGAGCTGATGACATTGAATTGCTCGTCCGCATCGACGGACACCCCGCTGTCGCGCGGCATGTTGTCGATCGCCTTGTTTGCCGACTGCGCACACAGGTTCGCTTCGAACAGCGCTTTTGCAACGGTCGTGGCCTGCGGAGACGCCGGCGCGGCGATCATCGATCCCCCGCTCTTGAGCACGCCGAGGGCAGAGTCGAGCGACAAATTGGCGATGCCGACCCCGAGCATCGTTCCCCAGAGCATGATCATCTGCGCCCCGCAGTAGCCGCCGAAAATCGGCACCAGGCCCGTGAAGCCGACGCTCATGCGAATGATGAACCACGGGGACGACTTCTTCTGCCCCATGAACTCGCCATCCTGCCCGGTCGCAATCATGGCCGAACCGAAATGATAGAGCGCCCATATCACGCCGACCGCGAGAATGCAGGAGTTCAGCACCATGAACAGCTGGGCGATCATCCCCCCCGATCCGCCGCCGGCTGCAAGAGGATTGTGGACCACTGCGCCGTAGACCAGCTCGAGCAGCGACATCGACTTGTCGCCGCCCCGATTCGCGGCCGCCTGGATGTCGCCGATCGATACCGACGATTGCGCCGACGCCGCGAGCGGCACCGCCCAGCCTGCAAGCCCGATCAGCCGCGCACTCCACTCGTTTCGCTTAGATTTCATGATTTGCCGCCGATGTGTATCGATTTAATGATACGGAATAGATCGGGTATGCGATCAGAGGTGAAGATCGAGCACCCGGCGAATGGCCCCGGGGGTCGAGAAGAACTGCCGGAAGCTTCCAAGCGGCTCGTCCGGTGCGGCCCGCCCGGTTTCCATCTGCCACAAGCGGTGCTCATACTTCAACGCGAACATCACGCACAGCATTGAAAACAGGAAGCCGATCAACGCGCCGAAGTAGTTTTCCCCGAAGAGACTCCCGAGCACGAAGGCGATCGACACGCAGGTCATCGTCATGAAGAACTGCTTGTGCCGCGCGCACAACCGCTCGATCGCTTCGAGCGGCATCGAATCTTCCGTGCGCTTCGCCATGGCTTCGCTGTAGGTCGCAACCCGCGAGTCTCGCCGCTGCGCGGCCAGATCCTCGGTTCGATCCGAGAGCGTCTGGGCGCCCGTGCGAACCGTCTGCTTCAACGATTGAAGCGCCCTGTAGATCGGATAGCCCGGAATGAACGACAGCAGGCCGGCCCGGACAACCCGGCCGGCACGACTCGGACGATTGCTGTCGCTCATGCCGCACGCTCCTGGACGACTTCGCCGTGGTACTTCACGACGAGTTCTTTTGCGATGACGTCGATGATGTTTTCATCGTCCTTGGCGCCCTGCTCCGCCTGGCGAGCCTCCATGTACGGCACGGCGGTGCCGCTCGGAAATTCCTTCGCGAGGATCCTGCGCGCGAGCGCGGGCGTCATGCGCTTGTATAGCCTTCGGCGCAGCGCGGTGTCCTTCCCTGTCGTCGAGAACGCCCACAATTCGATTGCCCCCGGCGGGTTGTGAAGAATTTGGGTGACCACGCCGGTCTTCGTCTGATGCCATACGAGGAATTTCCCCGCGCCGCGCACGTCCCGCTGCAACGCTGCAATCGCCGAGTTCGACAGCCCGAAGATGTCCTGTGCTTCCTTTCTCGACTTCTGGCTGCCGGCATTCATGATGTAGACGGAGAACGCCGATTCCGTGATCGATTCACCGTCGGTTTCGAAATCCTTCATGAACTGCGACGCCAGCGATACCCGAATGCCGTGCTTTCGGCCTTCGCGACGATCGAGCGACAACAGCTTCCGGATGGACTTCTTCCCGGCCGTGCGATGCAGCTCGTCGAAGCAGATTGCCTTCATCTCGTCCTTGATGTCCTCGTACTTCACCCGATGCGACTCGTGGTAGATCGACGGCGCGAGGTCGGCGATGTTTTCGGGCAAGTAGTATTGCCGCGCCGCAATCTGGCGCGCGAAGACATACATGATCTCGGCCTGCCGTTCGCCCACTTCACCGGACCCGCGCGTGACTTCCTCGAGATCCAGCGCGACCACGCGCGACTGGTCATTCAGCTCGAAGCGGGTGTGAGAAGCGATGATCGGAAAGTCGCTCAGCGCGTTCGTGATGACCATGCGCATCGCGTCGAGCAGCGTCATCCCGTTGTCGACACGCGCCTGGGACGTTTCCGACGGCGCGAAAACGGAACGCACCCGCTCCGAGCCGATCGCCTCGATCAGGTCATGGAGGACGGGAACCGCGAAGCGCTGCGCGAGACGTGCTTCGCGAATCTTGCCGGCGATGGTCAGGCGATCCGTCGCGTCCCACCACGTCGTATATTCGTCGTGCACGAACCCGAGTTCCGCGAGCGCACGGTCCACGTCGGGGTCGATCGTCGGTTCGTAGCGCTTCTCCGACCCGCGAGTCGAATACTTGGCGTACACCTCGTCGATCAGCATGCCGGCCAGTTCGGGGGCGTTCGCGTACGGCTCCTTCTTGCCGACCGGCGTCGCCAGCGCGGTCAGGATGGAGATGAGGAACTCGCGATCGAACGCAGTCGGGAAACGGCAGCCCGGTAGCGTGTCGAGCGGGTTGATCGCGAAGTCCGGGCTGTTCTTGAGGCGGATGTAGATCGCCTCGTTCCTCCGCTCGTTCGGAAGCGCGTTCTGCAGGAGATCGATGAGGCCGCTCGAACTCACGCCCACGTCGATGATCGTGATCAACGGCAGCCGCCGCAGGCCGGGAGAGAGAATCGCCCCCAGATTCAGCGTGTTCAGCCATACCGACTTGCCCGAGCCCATGATTGCCCAGATCAGGTCGATCCACGCCGTCTGCAGCGACGAATTCGGCTGGAACGGATACACCTTGCCGTCCAGCGTTCTCAGCAGGATCGAGCCGCCGGCATACCACGGGGACGCGGCACGCTGAATCGGCAGCAGGCATACGATATCGGAGAGCGGCGGGATCATCTTCGGCGCGACCGACTTGTCCGTGAATCCCGGAATGGTCGATGCGAGCCCCTGAATGGGGTCGCCGGTATCCGTGCTGATCTGGGCGACGCCCCAACCCTGCATGGCGCTCACGAGCGCCGACAGCCGGTCCTCGCACGTACGCTTGTCGGGCCCCCACGTCGACGCGGTGATGCGAACCGAGACGATGCACTCGTTGTTTTGCCGCGCATGTTCGATTGCATCGAACGAACGCTTGATCGCGCGATTCGTGCTGCTCATGAACCCGATGATGCTCACCATCAGGTTCTTGAACTTGACCGACTCGAGGCCGCCGGGCTCGATGGAGAACTTGATGCGCCACGGTATGTCCTTGCCGACCCGGTTGAAGAGCATCATGAAATCGTGCACTTCCTGCGGCCCGACTTCCATGTAGGCGGCCCCGTGATACTCGCCGTTGATGGACACGAAATCGCCGTCGGCATAGACCTTTCCGGAGCACATCTGCTCCTGGAGGCGCTGGAGATACAGCCCGTCGAC is part of the Burkholderia ubonensis subsp. mesacidophila genome and harbors:
- a CDS encoding DotA/TraY family protein, with protein sequence MKSKRNEWSARLIGLAGWAVPLAASAQSSVSIGDIQAAANRGGDKSMSLLELVYGAVVHNPLAAGGGSGGMIAQLFMVLNSCILAVGVIWALYHFGSAMIATGQDGEFMGQKKSSPWFIIRMSVGFTGLVPIFGGYCGAQMIMLWGTMLGVGIANLSLDSALGVLKSGGSMIAAPASPQATTVAKALFEANLCAQSANKAIDNMPRDSGVSVDADEQFNVISSGAASNKVVLMNRRGLSCGGAEISIAAPPGAHSTDGMAAYGPESGAIYSKMLSAHQKALGALQKTLESDAKAYVSAINGQTPPADPQNTINQAALQYQATISEAIANSSNAISGLSDAIESNLKRDGWIMMGAWYQTFAQANSQVTALANSTASAVAGTNPDEMPYPQVYRKVMAAYERQSQRAASTATTPSMVDNLSTGSMDPKNVLSKIFSGKELVKMAINVNSGQGPAGTTNPLIGMKNLGDYILDAGWVALAAYAALKGIEGASESNAGAVVGVVSDIATGGLRGMATGAAKGILAAVAPFVVLMVITLFFFGATLSIYIPMLPFIIWFSGVVSWYAVVGESMVASPLWAVTHLDGDGDGMGQRPTHGYIFLLNVMFRPTFMVIGFVLAGAGIVVLGTLLNTMFGVAMQNAQYDSMTGLVSIIGFICLYVGLCQTLCNSAFSLIHIVPDQVFAWVGGQMSSRMSDMEERVNRAFGAGLGHGSQNARGAGIGKPRDPKPGRPKGASEGKDAV